The following are encoded together in the Juglans microcarpa x Juglans regia isolate MS1-56 chromosome 2D, Jm3101_v1.0, whole genome shotgun sequence genome:
- the LOC121249401 gene encoding uncharacterized protein LOC121249401 yields the protein MKGIMQFGKKGKLSPRYLGPFEVLERIGATAYRLALPPQLSAIHDVFHVSLLREYVPDPTHVLEYEPLQVREDLTYEEFPIGVLAQKAQALRKKTIPMVKVLWSNHTEKEAT from the coding sequence ATGAAGGGAATCATGCAATTCGGTAAGAAAGGCAAGCTAAGTCCAAGATATTTAGGTCCTTTCGAGGTACTAGAAAGGATTGGTGCTACAGCTTACAGGTTAGCCCTTCCACCTCAGTTGTCGGCTATTCACGATGTCTTCCATGTCTCTTTGCTTCGAGAGTATGTTCCAGACCCCACACATGTACTTGAGTATGAGCCTCTTCAAGTTCGCGAGGATTTGACTTATGAGGAATTTCCAATCGGAGTTCTTGCACAAAAAGCTCAAGCACTCCGCAAGAAGACCATTCCGATGGTCAAAGTGCTTTGGAGCAACCACACGGAAAAAGAGGCTACCTAG